Genomic window (Nilaparvata lugens isolate BPH chromosome 7, ASM1435652v1, whole genome shotgun sequence):
ttcccaaaacTTAATAATCTTCATTAATCTAATATGTAGATTAGAAAGACTTAACACTATTTTATGATTATTTGATTATCCTCGGGTCGTCTGCGGCTTATGTGAAGAAGTCTCTCAGGATGCTAGACAACCATAAATGTTGTCTGGTACTATTGTTATCATCTCCAAATTTCAACATTAAATCTTTTTGGTTTCACAGGCTCAACAACTATTAGCAACCTCATCtgatattgtagaaaatatatacCACTTACAGAATGAGATCCTATCGAAATATTGTATTCCTAAGCAAAATGTATTGGAGATGAATGGTAGTCACGTTCATGGAGAACATTGcctcaatattttaaatatatattccaAACACATTCTATTTTTTGTATGCCTTACAACTCACAGCGTTTGAATTGAACCTTGATCTTTCTCAAATACTGTCGTAATACTAAGTACGCATAGAAAACAGATCATTGgaacattaatttattgaacaatttataACGGTTTGTGAAGTTTTCTGTAGAGGAACCAAAATCAAGATAGGCCTACGATTAGAATTTATCATAGATCAATTCCCTAATTTTCCCAGCTTATGAGAAAACGAATCTATTATGATTATCATTGTTTATCACGctcatgcttttttggattcaggtgTATTAATAACAAACAAATAAGAAAGGATTCACTTCCTCAAATTCAATTGCCAATCCAGTAGGCTACATTCTTTGATAGAGAATATTGTTAGTGTTggtgaatttaaaaaaattaaatctcatttatattatatattttttctgtgcCGAATTCATCTTCTCTTCTCTGGCGGTTCGATTAATTCTTATTGCTAAAAacccttattttttctctccctatcatttttgatgatgtacttattgtataaatcaataaagaataaagaaccCGGTTAGACTCACGTAGTACAAAAACAAAACGTTACTATGTTATCTGTTAACTATTGTACAACACTTGTTAAGTAGggtattttaatatttcaaaaactcaccAATCACAAACAGCAGTAGAACTGCTGTTGTTGTTGTCGGACTGTTGTTGTTGAACCACATGACTGTTGAAGACTGGAGAGCGGTGACCTTCAGACTTTCATTTATAGGCGGCTCTCTCTCTCCATCgggctctctttctctctctcactctccagTCCAGGATGACTCTTGGTTCCGCGTGAAGACGAAGGTAGACGGCGCTTGATGGCTGAACTGATTGATCTCTGAGTTGGAGGAGCTCTCTTCAAAATCTTGGAAGATGTTGGCTCTGAGGAGCTAAGAAGTTCCAAAAAAAATCACTGAAGAGCtccaaaaaattctaaaaagGTCTGGAAAACTCTCTAAACTATGAGATTGAAGAAATCTCCATAGATCACGATGTTTGTTCTGAAAACACTTGGTCATACTATGGAGCCTCGAAATACACTGAATTTAATAATCACTACTATAAAAATAACCACTTTAAAAAAtactatttttaaaaaaataatgaagatgaatATTCCGATCAATGACCTTCTTTTCTATTTGTGGTTAGTAGTGCATGATTCAATAGATGAATGATTCCGGTAACTTATTAAAAATACTATGAAGTTCAAAGGAAGGTTTATTTTACTGAACGCGGAATAAGAGTTGGAGAACATAGAAGAGTTCTGGAGAGACTCTACAGATCTTcgtgttgaataattattgtataaaatcaCTCGGAAAATAAATATGACTCTTGTACTCATCCACGGAGAATAGCTAGTGATAGGTGGTTTTGTTCTCCTATAACGATAAATCTTACCAAGTAGAAtggttacaaagtaaacatttaTCACTGTATGATTATGGTATGGTACAAAAGCTAATCTATAGAGGTAGAAAATGTGATTGGTGATCTTGAAACAAATTCGAGATTGCATAGAAACCCTGAAGCAATCTGgagaaaaactttggaaaaacaCGAGATCAAAATGCTGGGGAAAAACACGAGATCAAATGCTGGGGAAAGAAAATAATAGTCAAACCTGGGAATAGAgaatagaattcgatgagagaagGATTGACTGTCTCCTCTTCTTGAATCTCTCCTTTCAATCATCCTTTTTCCAAGGTACCATCTTCAATGTGTTCTCCAGTGTCTGTTATGGctaatcaaaatgaaaataataattcattttcgcaTTTCAGTTCCAATTGAAAATGGATTCAAATTTTTTGGAGGTAatcttcaatataaattattagaaCCGAGATTGAGAACAATTCCTAAGATTTGTTGAGAACAATTCCTAAGATGGCTGAATTTTCAGCCATTTGGCGCCCCTAGATGTAATGCTTTCCTGCCCGGATTCTAGTCACAGTTATTCTTAGACAAGTTCAAAACAGGAATTTCTCAGAGATTCATGAATATCTTCTTCTTATGTCATTTATGAATTGATTTTTCAGCCATTTGGCGCCCCTAGATGTAATGCTTTTTTGCCCGGATTCTAGTCCAAGTCATTCTCCTAGAAAAATCATATGGATATTGAGAAACTATACCATGTCTATTATGTTAATTGATTGTACACATTAACATGATTCAACTTctcaattattgtgattttttagAAGAAAAATGCTGGTTTCTTTACTTCGAGTATATTGGAAAATTGTAATTCTAACGGTGAAAGGCAGAACCAGAGACAAATTAATCACGctaatcttttctctatggcagAACGAACTCATGAATATGGGAGTGGCTAGCCAACATAAGCCTCGCTCCAAATGCAGCGAGGAGTCTCATTGGACAATGACTTGCATgtgacgttctcaagctgcttgcttcctattggtagGGAGTTGTGAAAGTGAAATGGCGACCAATCAACTCATCGACCAATCAGACAGTTTCTTAGTTCTGGTGGCGTAAACCAAACCATTATGccatttcattatcaatttcataCTCTTGACCTGAGTAGTGTGTTCAACGATAAGAATGCAGTAGaagggttatttatttataaaaatgactgaactggaatatttttaattcaatacaaGTTTTAGCTGGAATTACCTTGGCCTATTGGTAAATGTAGCCCTAGCTAGGTATTCAATCAGTATTAATTCCCGTTGTATAGAATCGTTTATAAGCAGTATTTTCGTAAAGTTGACACTGTTATTTTTATGTTAAACTGATTATCGTATTTTCAGTAAGACAGAGCAAATTGTATTACTGATTCTCTCTCAAGGTGCTAAAAAATACCGGCAAAATGAGTTTTTTGTTAAAATTCGTATCATCTTCTTgtaaaaaatttgaaagaattctaGACATATGGTAATCATCCGGTGATTAGCTAATTCCTATTAATCTATTCAACATTTAGATAGACAACTGTGATTTCTAGCTTTTGGAAGTCCGGGAATGCTGATGATATTGAAAACAATGAGTGACATATTGCCCATAGAGTAGTACGAGTATGATATTAGTTATAAAAAATACTGGTGAGAATCAATACAgttaagctgtgtttacaccaaagttatcaacaaaatgtttatttttccgtccttataattcctattagattgaacagaacttgtcAAACACATAAATAAATGTTCATCGAGTGTgttataagttatgttcaatgtaaTACAATCTTCATGGAcgaagaaataaacattttgttaataactttggtgtaaacgcagctttagagaaTCAATACATCAAATCATTTAGTGAGAAAATCACTGGATTCCAATAAGCTTCGATTCACTAATACGCTACTCTACAACCTGAAAATATTTGAGCTAAATTTATCAAGGTCTCggattatttaaaaatttggaCCAATTCCAGACAAAAATAACTAGGTTTTCATAGGTTTTAGATAGTTATCAAGTCCatatttacatttcatttcGGAAATTGAATGTGTTCTCCCACTGAATTTCGATATAAGTACCATGGAGAAAAAATATCGATAATGCCTTGTATTATACGTCTCCAGTGTTACTAGGAAAATTTATCAGTGCCTAAATCAAGTAGAAACCATAATGTAACCTTAGAAAACTTAATGAGTATTTGAGAAATGTGTTACACTTGTAACGTCtttgattaaaaattttctaaaattttgaataatctgGTTCACCATAGTTCTTGAGAAATCCGTAAAAGTTCTGTAGCTATGATGGTGATGTCTATGATTCTTATCCTTATGATTATTGGACTTTGTAATTATCACATCTGACTAGTAagaataaaatcatcaattaatcaaataaatgtaCTATCCACTCTTTGAATAAGTTAATTTGGAAAATAGGGATGAATCGAATTACAGGATACTTCATGAACTTGACAATTCTCCAACAATTAACAACTTTATTCTAAAATACCTTTTCACATGATTTAAAATATCGCATCATTTGTATCTACATTGAATTGCTGAACCACTTTTTAAGCAAATGACACTTCATGAGCTagattcattcaataatctCCACTATTCAAATAACAACAACAATTTGACATTCATTTATGATCTTCCTATCGATTAGTTATTTCCTGAACACAGACTCAaagtttttgaatgaataatctacaagaatttattttcaacattattaatgCACAAGAATTGTTCAATGAATTCTCATTTCTCATTGTCCATGGATTCAGAATCTCTTCTTTACATATGTGAACAAATAATTAGTTCCTTGAACTTATTTATTGGGGATCAAAATCTCTTTGGATTATTCACAATATTCTAAAATCTATAAGGCCTACTCCATTCATAATTGCACTGATTATTTCTGATAGCTACTGCTTGAAAAGTCAATAGTTTTTGGTGATTGAGATTCAATGATTACTATCCGAATTTATGACTAGGCTTTTCATCACTATCAGGCTCATTTTGAAGCTTGAACAATCTGGGATGCATGATTGAGGACtattttcaatgttcaatagTACATTTCCCTCTCAATAAAACCCCCAGCATGATGTCTCATCCATAATTTTCTCAACTCGTCatagaaaaatatgagaatCGCAAATGGAACGGCAGGTAGCCACCATTCTAGTCTCACTGGATAGGTTTTCAATACTTCTGGCATTCCAGGTCCATATGATACCGCGCAGGCGCAAAGAGTTTCAAACACCATACCAAAGTTTAGGATCCAGTTCGACATGCCTTGATGTAAGATCGAGTTGTAGCGTGTTTTGCAGATGATCAGATCGGCCCATTGCACCACGACTATTGCTATGAAGAATGCGGTATGACATGTGTATTCCAGTATTTTTCGATTTGTGAATGTCCATTCTTGACCATAAGAGTCCTCGAGATCATTGATGCTGTTCGAGTCCCATTCTTTTCGAATTCCGAACAATCTGGATGGTCTCCACCCACTTTGAGCCATTATAACGAAGTAGGAGAAGAATCCAGCAGCTGCTTCAATCACACCAATTTGTCCATAAGCCACAGATATCAACTTAGTTGTCACAAGTTTGTCAGTTTGTGGATTCCTTGGATGTCGTGTCATGATATCTGATTCGGGTTTCTCATACGCGAGAGATATAGCCGGCCACATATCAGTTCCCAAATCTATGCACAGAATTGCAACCACTCCCAGTGGTAGAGGTATACCACTAACAATAAACATCAAGAAAGGTGTTATCTCAGGAACATTGGATGCCAAAGTGTAAgctattgattttttcaagttgTCAAAAATCAACCTGCCCTCCTCTACTCCTGTCACAATGGAAGCGAAGTTGTCATCGAGCAGTATCATGTCAGCTGTTTGTTTCGAAACATCTGAACCTGTGATACCCATAGCAATTCCTATGTCAGCCTTTTTCAATGCTGGTGAATCATTTACTCCATCTCCAGTGACAGCTACAATCGCACCTAGTTTTTGACAACCCTCTACAATGTTCAATTTCTGGGTAGGAGAAGTTCTGGCAAACACGATTTCCTTATGAGTTCTTAAAATATTCTCCAACTCATCACTATTCATATCACGTAATTTTGAACCTTGGATCACTATTGTTGTCGACTCTCGTGGATCCAAGGAAGAGACTGGAACCATCCTCCGTTTGGCAATATCTTCTAAGGTCTCTGATCCTTCTGAAATGATACCCACAGATTTAGCGATAGCTTTGGCAGTGACTGGGTGATCTCCTGTTACCATTATAACTCTAATTCCTGCTGTGCGGCACTTAGCTACTGCATCTGGGACTGCAGGTCTTGGAGGATCAATCATAGACATCAAACCTAGAAAACAAAGGTTTGTCATTGGAAAATTGGGCTTCTCTGTCACAAACTTGTAGCCTAATGGATAGTCACCACCTAGTTGAAGCTCACAGAATCCTAATACTCTTTCACCATAATTCCCCAATTGCTCCAAAATCAACTCAATTTCTTGtctcattttttcattcaatgccACTTCTTGTCCATCTAATTTGATTGTAGCACACCTTTCCAGTATTCTTTCTGGAGCACCTTTCATAACCAACAAATGTTTACCAGTGTTGGGCAAGACGTGGATGGACATCTGAAACTTATCAGTGGAATTGAAAGGAATCTCacaaacttttctgtttttttgtCGATAAGCCATCACATCACCTTCAGCGAGTTGACAAAATTTCAGGATAGCTGCCTCTGAAGCATCACCCATAACTTCCTTCTTCAAAACTGCTACATTTTCTTGTCCTTGTAGAAATTCAGCTCTATTGCACAAACATCCAGCTCTATAAAGTAACCTGTAGCCCTCACTTGCCCTGTCAACGACGCCTGATGGATCCTTGAAGTAATCAACCTCTGTCACACCCAGATTGTAACTAAGATGAGTAACAGTCATACGATTTTGTGTCAAAGTTCCTGTTTTATCAGAGCAAATTGTTGATGTTGATCCAAGCGTTTCTACAGCTTCCAGATGTTTCACTACACAGTTTTTAGAAGCCATTCGTTTGGCAGTTAATGATAAACAGACAGTAACAGTAGCTAGGAGACCTTCTGGAACATTGGCTACAATTATACCTATCAAGAATATCACAGCATCTAACCAGTGATAGCCAAGAATAAATGCTATTATGAAGAAAGAAACTCCTAGGAAGATGGCCCATGCTGAGATTATATGCATAAAGTTGTGAATTTCTTTGGCGATTGGTGTTTCTCCCTGTTTCAGTCCTGATGTGAGACCTGCTATTCTACCCATGACTGTCAGGTCTCCTGTGAGGATCACAACACCTCTAGCAGTACCTTCAACAGCGTTGGTTGAGAAGAATGCCAAGTTTCTTGTTTCTAGAGCAATTTCGTTTGTGCATTCAGTTGTTCTTATCTGTGGTTCAGATTCACCAGTCAAGGATGAGTTGTCTACTTTCAGGCCCTGACTGTCGATGATTCTGATATCAGCTGGAATACgatctccaaatttcacaagCACTACGTCGCCCCTCACCAGTTCCTGAGAAAGTATTGTCTTAGTTTGACCGTCCCTTATCACATTCGCATACTGGGGTACCATAGTTTTGAAAGAGTCCATAATTTTCGAGCTTTTTGCCTCCTGATAATAAGAAAATAGTCCTGTAAGGATTACTACTACAGCTAAAACAATACCTAACCACAAGTTATCGGCCGGAGCGTCCTCAGCGCCCACTGCACTGTATTGGATGAAATAGGCGAAGAAACATAGAAATGCACCAATCCACAGCAGTATGGAGAAGCCTTGGAACATGTGTTTGCAGAGAAGGACCCACGTTGGAGTTTGCTTTTCAGGAGTGAGCGCATTGGGACCATCGCGCAGTAATATTTGTTTCGCTTGTGAACTACTTAGTCCCTTATCAGGGCTTGTTTGATATTTTTGATAGAATTCTGGAAGAGGAATGGTATGATCCATGATCTCAATTTCCCTCTTCAAATTGTCCATTTTGTCTTTTCTGGCCTCCTCCCTGGCCTTATCCCTATCAATGGCCAGAGAAAGCGTTGAAACCATTTTATCCATGGTGAAAGTTTTTTGTGAAACACActctcaataataaaaatagaatcagAATAATAAGCACTCTTCTACTTTGCTCTTCATAGGAATGGAATTGTATAAAATGGAGCTAGCGTTGTGTGACATGTTGATGGTTGATTCGTGAATTTGTTTGTTCATTCGATAAATACGAAGTTTAGACAATAAGAATCTAATACTTAAACTTTGTTTGGTGCAGAGTCAATAGTTGATTGAGATCAGATGACTGGAAGCTTGAAGAAAGTACGGAAATTGGTCCACTCCAGGAGAAGCATATTGAAGGAGGAAGGTTgctaaaacaaacaaaaaaacaaaattagaacCAAATTATCATTCGAATTCAATCACCATTATCATCATGTTCTAAAATTGATTGGATATTGTCattgaaatgacaatattgCCATTCTCATAATGTTATTTCGAGGGAAATGGTTGTTGAATAATACTGCCAATAGAGAGATTGTTTggaaaatgattgaattattttcatgaaagaAGGAGAACAGCTTAGTAAAGTAGTAACAGGATAAATAATTGTGagtaattgaataagaata
Coding sequences:
- the LOC111055653 gene encoding sodium/potassium-transporting ATPase subunit alpha, translating into MDKMVSTLSLAIDRDKAREEARKDKMDNLKREIEIMDHTIPLPEFYQKYQTSPDKGLSSSQAKQILLRDGPNALTPEKQTPTWVLLCKHMFQGFSILLWIGAFLCFFAYFIQYSAVGAEDAPADNLWLGIVLAVVVILTGLFSYYQEAKSSKIMDSFKTMVPQYANVIRDGQTKTILSQELVRGDVVLVKFGDRIPADIRIIDSQGLKVDNSSLTGESEPQIRTTECTNEIALETRNLAFFSTNAVEGTARGVVILTGDLTVMGRIAGLTSGLKQGETPIAKEIHNFMHIISAWAIFLGVSFFIIAFILGYHWLDAVIFLIGIIVANVPEGLLATVTVCLSLTAKRMASKNCVVKHLEAVETLGSTSTICSDKTGTLTQNRMTVTHLSYNLGVTEVDYFKDPSGVVDRASEGYRLLYRAGCLCNRAEFLQGQENVAVLKKEVMGDASEAAILKFCQLAEGDVMAYRQKNRKVCEIPFNSTDKFQMSIHVLPNTGKHLLVMKGAPERILERCATIKLDGQEVALNEKMRQEIELILEQLGNYGERVLGFCELQLGGDYPLGYKFVTEKPNFPMTNLCFLGLMSMIDPPRPAVPDAVAKCRTAGIRVIMVTGDHPVTAKAIAKSVGIISEGSETLEDIAKRRMVPVSSLDPRESTTIVIQGSKLRDMNSDELENILRTHKEIVFARTSPTQKLNIVEGCQKLGAIVAVTGDGVNDSPALKKADIGIAMGITGSDVSKQTADMILLDDNFASIVTGVEEGRLIFDNLKKSIAYTLASNVPEITPFLMFIVSGIPLPLGVVAILCIDLGTDMWPAISLAYEKPESDIMTRHPRNPQTDKLVTTKLISVAYGQIGVIEAAAGFFSYFVIMAQSGWRPSRLFGIRKEWDSNSINDLEDSYGQEWTFTNRKILEYTCHTAFFIAIVVVQWADLIICKTRYNSILHQGMSNWILNFGMVFETLCACAVSYGPGMPEVLKTYPVRLEWWLPAVPFAILIFFYDELRKLWMRHHAGGFIEREMYY